Part of the Psilocybe cubensis strain MGC-MH-2018 chromosome 11, whole genome shotgun sequence genome is shown below.
AGATATGCAGAAACTTTGGATGGATGAAAGACTGATAGTTCGGGTTTTGAATTGAAGACTTCCAAGGTTGGCCTCTATATCATTATGATTCGGGTTCCCGTCATCTGGCATTTGCATTGCCGCTCTGCCTTGAGCGACTCGGTttatgatgagcaaagggGATATTGCCTTGAAGAATCCAATAAGCACGTATTATTAtctcaagaaaaaaatttgCATACACATATCTGAGGTAGAAGCTGAAGAACAAACATTGAGCCATTTGAGTTCTGGTATGCAACCAAGAACATATATGGTATGCCCAACAAAATGAGCAACGCTGCGGATTCGACAGTCATTGCCATTATCCTTGTGTACGGTGATCCGTGGCCAGGGCCAAGGACACTTTTGAGGTACTTTTTATGTAGCATGAGACGTCCAACTATGAGGAAGCAGATCACGATATTGAAAACGGTGGAAAATATAACGATAAGAAGAGTTGGTAATCGCCCAGATTGACTGTCTACGAATAAGGATATTCCGCTTGCTTAATTTTAGGTTACGTGTCAAAAAAGGATATCGTAATTTTGAAGCAGAACGCACCTATGGCCGCCATAAAAACTATAGAAATAAAAGACAGAAGCACCACTCGGGCACCCCTAGATACACCATGGTAAAGAATTGCACAACGCCATAGCTAATTCATTGGTCAGAAATATAGTGTATATGATATCATTCGGCTTACCATAAAGCCATCTGCTGTCCAAATGCTCACAGGCAGAACGAAAGGAGCACCACTCGACAGTGACGGAAAACTCTCGTCGCCAAATATCGATGTAGCTGAAACCAAAAATCCTTGAAGGAGAGAAAGTGTGCCCAACAGCACCATAAACAAAGcgaaaaagatgagaaaatACATCCTTCTTGAAGGAATTGCAGCACTTTTGTGAAGAAGTAGTTTGAAGGAATCGATAAAGAGATTGAAGAGAAAACCGTATATTATAGCCGCAACCATCGTCCCAAGCATCTGCGTCTCAAGCAGATCATTGGGCCCTGGTACCAGCCCAGACGGTTGGGAGACGGGGAGCCCGTTAAACATCGAGAATGTGAGCCTGTGAGGTATGTCAGATGCGGCATATATGCAGGTATATATGTGTGATCAACAGTACACCCTGAGATCTCGAGAATCGGAGCTTCTACCCCAGGTGGACCGGAATTGGCGAGCTAAGTATAGCAAACCGAGAGATTCGCAGCCATGTTCTACATAAATACCAAGGCAACGTGATGAATGAGACAGTAGCTTGATCTTTCGTTCCAGCGATGGATACAGCAGACATGTACTGAATTTTCCGACAGGTCAAGGAGCATGGAGGTATATAAAGCGACGACAGTTAGATACCGTAATAGCTATGTATACAGTGCATGATAAAATTTGAAGTGTTGCGATCTATTTTTATACACAGGGGTAAGCTGTGAGCAATACGCGTTCGATGAAAAGAACAAGATTGAAGCATAGAGAGAGAATAGATGTTCAAAGTGAAACATCATTCTTTCCCTAAGCATAGAGTCTTCATACCAAGCCATGGAGTTAGGCACAGGATGACAGTCGCCATCAAAGCCCTCTCAATAAGTCCATAGCCTTGGTAAACAACTCAGTAATATACAAAACCACTAGCTGTGTTTCTCAGAAGTCAACCAAGAGGTCCTAAGAAGAAGCATAGAAACATCAGGATGGTCATTGAAGATCGGAGAAATCAAACTTGATTTTGATCATCTGTTTGGCAATTAGTCCCTCAAGAATTACCTTAGAAAAACCTGCAACGAGGAGGGAGTCTTTTCAGTCATTATCTCAGTATCAACTAGGCCTAAACGGGGTACAGGTTAAGTTAATATCCTTCTTTAGCAGGAGAACCTTCAGCGTCCACCGTATTTGATCAGCACCCCCAGAACGTTTTGGCACGTCCATGGTGTGAGAGACAAGTGTTGACAAGAACAATATAATAAAGTCCATTCGTGACATTTTCCACAGTTATGACGCAGGCTATGGGAGTCTCTGTGCGATAACCCAAGGTTATCCATTGCACTGCATTTTGATCACAGATACCATAATCAAAAAGTGATGCTACTTACAAGGGGATAGACTTCTATAATTTCACTTTGGGCGACTGGTCACTGCTCCGCTCTGCCCGAAGATTAAGGGCAAATTTCGACTACACGGCTTCATCGGCCTTGATTTCTTCTAGGACTTTTTTAAAAACATACTCCTCTCTGCTCTAAAAAGCGAAGCGCTTTCAATGAACAGTCATAGCGATAATAAATGCGGAAAATCATACTATACTTGCCATTAACAAGTTTCTATACAACAAGCCAAAAAGACAGCAATGACGTAGCGGAGAACAGAAGCACGATGTATAAGCTCCCAAGGCCCAATGGCAGGCTCACGCTGCCTGCGCTCGTGCTTCCTGGAGTAACCGTGGCTATGGGCTGGAGGCCGGCGCTGTACTTGATATGGTTGACAAGGTGTATGTCGATGTAATGCACACCGTCCACGCCGACCAACACATCTACACTGCCATTATATGTAACACAGTCGGCTTTCATATCGTCGGTGTTCATGTCGCATGATATCTTAATCTGCAGTGTATACACCTTAAGGCCCTGAGATACCTGGGGTGTTGCGTTGATGAACACTCGAGTCGCATCTTGTTCGAGGACGACTGATATTCACGTGTACATGGACGTTGCGATCATGTAATCTGTTAGGGAGATCGTTGAGAACAACAAACATACACTCACGGGTTGGAGGCGTCGGATCGGACAGCGCACGGAGGGATGGTGGTGAAAGCTTGTTGAGTCTGCGCTACACAATGTACGGGAGGCTATCGACGTGGTCACGTGACTAACGACCGAATCCCCTAGTACAGGGTCTGTATGGCGGGAGTGCTGAGGGCAGTGAAAAATTGACCTTGATCGTCTTTGAACGCGAACAGACTGTTGATGATCTCGACTTCGTATCGCGTCACACCATTTTCAAGGGTCGTCAGAGCAGATACACGAGTGGTTCCCTCCTCTTTGAACCTATCCGTGTCAGGACAGGCATATAAACGGTCGCAACTGTGGCAGCATGAACTGTAGACCGAAAATTTAATGTTATCAACTGAACCCAACGAGAAGCTAGTCAAAACGTACCGGCCTGGAAAAGAATTGCACACGCACAAAGTGTCTTTATGTTAAGCATATTCACGAATCGACAACGTTCAGAAGAACTCGATGAAGGGCACGAGAAGTAAATCAAAATTAGTGGCTTTTTATACAGATAACAAGATTCGCCAAGAGTTCCAAGGCCGAGTTAGATATCGTTAAGGTATTTCAACACGATTTACGCGTCATGATCAACGCGACGGGCCATTCCACGCGGACCACATCGTTGATCCCTACCGTCGCACCAGGGGATGTCTTTGCCGCTCCTTCACGGAGGTCTTTCCAGAATCGAATAGCAATGTCCCCTCCTCGTACGTCGCCTTTGCACGAATCAGCCGACATGCAGATAACGAACACGACAAGGCACTTACTCGTGTCCTCCGAATCGCTGGAGAGATCTTCTTCGAGGAATCTGGTATCCTCAGGAGAAGTCAAATCCTCCGGATATCGTTCGTGGTAAGTATGTAACGCGCTCCATGTCCTGAAGTAAGCTAGTAGGTCCCGCCATCGCATCTCTGTTCGCATGAGAACAGGGTGTATAGGAGATTCTTTGGGGACAAAGGGCGGAACCTCGTCACCTATTGCTCGTTAGATACTGTGTCGTCGAGAGATATAATGCTTACCACAGAAGAACACTCGGTGTAGAGGCTCCAGCTTGACACCAAATTCAGAGGGTTCCGGGACATCTACCAGGTGCCTTTCGAGGATAGTTCGTCCTGGACGTTGAAAATGGCTCCCTACACTTGCTTTGGGGTCGGTACCCTGGGCATACGCAGTGATTTTCTCGCCCAGTGTTGGAAACTGGGGCAGACGAAACTCGGCGTAAATCTATAACAATAATCAGCGTGTATACCTATATGAATTTCGTGTGTTGTACCCAGAATGCGACAGTTCCTCCTGGACGGAGAGCGCGGTAGGTCTCTGGCCATACTTTGCTCCAGTCGAACCAATGTGCAGCTTGAGCTGCAAGCACACGTGTTATTAAAATTCTTAAAACCTAGGGAAGACATACCCGCAACGATAAGATCAGCACTGTTCTCTGCTATCGCTTTGCTTGTATCCTCGGCtgagccttggacgaatttgaacttggaTGGATCTGCCACTTTGGATGCGGCATAGGCACGCGCTTTTTCAAGCATACCAGCAGACGGTTCTACTCCAAGGACTTCTTTGAACGGATGTAGTTGCAATGTAGCTTGTCCTACGAACAGTAAGTTatctttcttcatccaaagAAAAACACGTACCTGTCCCACACCCGAGATCCGCTGCTCTTTCCCATTGCGCGTTCTTCCCCGCTCGATGGAACGCGAATATATGCTCAAAGAGCTCTGTAGGATACGTAGGACGAGATGCCGAGTATACAAGTGCGTTAAAGGTTGATTTAGCGAACGTAGACATCGAGGTTGAAGTTCAAACTAGAGATGCTTTTGGGTTCAAGCTCGAACGGTTATAAACGATCATTAATATTATTTATAGACTTGCGAGGGAAACGGCGACGGTTCATCCAATTTGCGGGGTGTGAGGAAATGAAATCCAATGTCGATCTTTGACCGATAAGACTGGGAACTACAGTCGGATGTCGGTCTGAAATCCGTAAACCGATCTAGAGCGAACACTAGTCCGATGAGAAGCAAAAAGAACTGTGTAATGGTCTTACCTCCGGGATATTCGTGGGTCAACATTTACTGATTGTAGGTGGTTACATTGTAAGTTGTTTGGAATGGCGAAATCGTTCGAAATAAGTCGCAGAAACCATTGACATTGGCTCACATTCGCTAGTCATGAAAAGTCCAGGAGGGACGTGCACGGAGAACCCTTAATTGAATCTCCATTTTAACATAAATATTTCGTTAACCGACCTTCAAACGGTTTTTCATCTGGATCTTGACCATGCTTGCGCAACATAAAATTAGCATTAGTCTGTAGCAACCTCTTCTGAATTCATCGTCAAATACAATGTCCCAGCCAGTGCTTCAGTGCTAATAACACCAATTTTAAATTTTATATCCTTAGTTCAAGTCacataaaattaattattTTGATGAAAGTGATGGCCAGTTCGAAAACAAATGTAAATATATAGAAAATTTTCTCTATCTGTACTGCGATGAATAATGCGCAACAATATTTAGTAGTAAAGGTACCAACATGAAAAGGTTTGTCTTCCCGATGTAACCCTCCAACATTAAAGGGTTTTTCATCGTATTTACATTAGAATTTATATTTGATACCATATATAGATTTTAAGAGTTAAGTCTGTAGTCACATGACCTTGATCCGGCAAAACTCTGACCACGGTAAGGTAAGCAAGCACCTGGTGTTTCTCCAGTGAAcatttcttccttcttcaccctcACCTCCTGCGATATGCTCCACCTCAAACGAGTAGCACAAAAGGTAAGGACTTTCAACTTTATTATAGAATTCCTTATTGAAGGTTCTGCAGAACCTTGCCCGAGCGGCCAAGAACAAGTCAGTGACCCTGCGCGGGCTGGCAACCGCTGCTGAGCCATACGATGTTGTGGTTATTGGAGGAGGTATGTACCGGCGTGAAAAGTACAAAGAAACGTTTTAATTGTTTTGAAATTAAGGTCCAGGAGGCTACGTGGCTGCTATCAAAGCCGCCCAACTTGGACTGCGAGTACGTCATAAATGCACCCATTGTCCGAATCCTCATTAATTTTCCACCAGACAGCTTGCGTAGAAAAGCGCGGTGCTCTCGGAGGGACATGTCTCAATGTTGGATGCATCCCTTCGAAGGCTATGTTGAACAACTCGCATTTGTACCACCAGGCCCAGCATGACTTTGCCCGCCGTGGAATCGATGGTATGAACTTCACGTTCACACTTTCTGCAGCGCGCTAATACATACTAGCCACCGTTTCACTGAACCTTCCCAAGATGCTGGAGGCCAAAACCAACGCTGTTACTGGGCTGACGAAGGGTATTGAGATGTTGTTCAGGCAGAACAAGGTAGACTACATCAAGGGCTCCGCTTCCTTCGTGTCCCCTACCCGTCTCTCCATCACGCCCATAACCGAGGGAGCCGAAGTCTCAGAGGTTGAAGCGAAGAACATCATCATCGCTACTGGCTCAGAGGTCGCACCTTTCCCCGGAGGTGCCATCGAAATTGACGAGAAGCAAATCGTCAGTTCAACAGGTGCCCTCGAGCTCCAGCAAGTACCGAAGAAGATGGTCGTCATCGGAGGAGGAATTATTGGACTGGAAATGGGCAGCGTGTGGAGTCGACTCGGTGCTGAAGTCACTGTTGTCGAATTCTTGGGAGCGATTGGCGGTGCTGGAATTGATTCGGAAATCGCGTAAGTACCCTCTCTGTACTCCGATGATATTCATCTATTTCTGCATTTACTGAGAAAAACTCTTTAGTAAATCATTCCAGAAAATCCTCCAAAAGCAGGGCTTGAAATTCAAACTTAACACCAAGGTCCTGTCCgctgagaagaaggatgggcAGGTCATCCTCCAAGCTGAACCCGCCAAAGGAGGTGCCGCCGAAACAGTGCGTTTATTATTCGTTTCTGTTATGCAAACAACCTTTTTAACTATTCCGTTCACTTCAGCTCGAGGCTGATGTTGTTCTCGTCGCTGTCGGTAGACGGCCATATACCGAAGGCCTGAATATTCAAGCTGCTGGACTCGAGCTCGATAACAAGGGACGAGTTATCATCGACGACCAGTTCACTACTTCTCAAAAGCACATCAAGTGCATCGGTGACGTCACATTCGGACCCATGCTTGCCCACAAggctgaggaggagggtgagCACCAAGCGCCTTCCAGCTAGCGGAACTTCTGATTTATGACAACTTTCATATTACCTTAGGTATCGCTGCCGTTGAATTCATCAAGAACGGCCACGGTCACGTCAACTACGCTGCTATTCCCTCTGTAGTGTACACTCACCCCGAAGTCGCCTGGGTTGGCAAGTCGGAGCAGGATCTCAAGGCTGAGGGCGTGAAGTACAAAGTTGGCAAATTCAGCTTCGCTGCCAACTCCCGTGCCAAGACAAACCTCGACACTGAGGGCTTCATCAAGGTCCTCACTGAGGCGGAGACTGACAGGATTCTGGGAGCACACATCATCGGACCTAATGCCGGTGAAATGATTGCGGAGGGTGTGTTGGCGCTCGAATATGGTGCTAGCGCTGAGGATGTTGCCAGGACTTGCCACGCTCACGTACGTTTTCAATTTTGTTGGTTATCAATGGATGACGCTGATGGTTTATAATTTTAGCCCACACTGAGCGAGGCATTCAAAGAGGCCGCTATGGCTGCCTACTCCAAGCCCATCCACATGTAAACGTATACCACGAGCACGCGGCCGCCTATCTTCATTGACGCTACCCTTATGTCTTAACGAGGACCGTGGAGTCGATACCCGTCTGTCACGATTGGCAGGAATCGGATGAGAACCCAGCCACTTTCCCCGTTACCCATTCCTCCTCCATTGTTTATTCTCTCTTCTTTCACCACCCTTTCcttttgttatttttttGATTCAGGCATATCCTAACTCTATAGACGCATTCACATTCGTCCATGTAACCCATCAACGGATGTACTTGTCCCCACTTACCGTACAAAGAATAATCTTTTTTATGCTCTGCCCTGCGCTTGGGTTTATGGAACTCAACACGTTCCCGAGTTACAACAACCTCGATAACATCTGTAGGCTGCGATGACTTGGCTGACTACTCCAACATTTGTCCATTATGGTATATGGATACAACTTAATAAGTTACGAACTTTACAGATACCTAGCAAAGGCCGTCGCGAAAAGCATAGTTGCAACAATGCCAATATTTCCGCTTATCGCCTGCTTTGCACCGCTGGTTGTTAAAGTAGCTATAGGAAAGAGGGTGCCAGTAAACGTAGATGTCGACTCGTAAGTCCTTGTTTGAGTTGTGCTTCCAGCCGAATCCGTGCGATATTCAAATCGATAAATATGCTTCTGCACACATTCACCAGACTGCTTCTCTATATCGAGTTTACAGTTCTGAGAAAGCGCAGTAACGGGCGGGTCGTACTCCGTTACGATCTGGTGTAGCTTCATCTCTGTTTGATTTTCCTCGAAGTGGACTATGATTAaccaaagttatttttagttcGTATATGAATGGGTATCCGACCCTTGATCGGCGGGAAAGGCATAAAAGATTTGGCGCTCACATTTGTTCGTGGTTGGTTCGCTGAGGACAGTGACCGTGCTGCCACGGATGTCGGCCACGAGGAGGCTCTGCACCGCGTCCATTTCATATTTCGTCCGTCCGCCCTCACCGGTGCCTACCGCTGAGACGTGTGTTGTACCTAGGTAGGTGACGACAGAGATGTCTGGCTCGGTCGTGGTGGGTCTTGGTGGATCGACGAGGTAAACAGTTACTACACCGGCGAAGGCTGCGATAGGAAAATCCGGGGTTAGTGATCTGTGGGGTTGAAATGCCAGTGAAGGTTATGGTAGAGGTAATTACCGGTGTGGGCAGCGAATGCCAGAATGCATAATGAACGCATAGTAGCACCAAACATCGCGATTTGCTAGTATCAAGAACTTGGGGTATAGGGTTGTATGTACAGACGCCTGACAACGAACAAcgacaatctgtttgaatTCAACGCGTCTTTTATAAGAGTTTAAAGCTTGAAGAGCGGCAATTTACAGCCGGTGCTCGAAAAGGTACATCCCAAGAGCCAGCCAAGAGCAAACATTTTATTTTGATGCAATTTGATGCCCAAGAGTCTAAAAGACTCAAAAAAGTGCTTAAAAGGGGTTTTACTGGGTATCCCGGAGACCCATTTTGATTTACTGTTTGTTTTTCCTGGATAAAGCCTGATAAAGCTCGGTCGATAGAAAAGCCACTCCTGAGATTGAAAGATGCTAGTATCACTACATTCTTACAACAGAACTTTGTACATATATACATATTTTGGATGGCTGTAGTAAAAATGTCACTGCTGTCACTAGACTGGACTGACATAGTTTTTTGTACCGGTCCTATACAcctgtttttatttttctgccAAGGAGTATGCTATTTCCTACTACAACCCACCTTCTATGGGCTACTCTTTTGTACAGCATTATGCCAATGATCATATCGCACATATTACTTGGGTCTAGAGGCGCATAGGAAATGAGCACCGTGTACGTCTCGTGATCATGAGCATTGGAATGCATAGCCATGTTATTTCGCTTGTAATCGCGATACCTTCTGCGAAGACTGTGGTAGACGGCCTTTTGCATTTTCCATGTGCAGCCGCACAGCAATAGAGAGGTTCCAGGAAGTATTAGAGCACAATCGGTTTGCCAAGTACTAGTAAGGGTGACGAGTTGAGGTATGGTACACAATAATGGGAGAGCTGAAAAATTTGCACGGTTTTCCAGACCGACAACTCTCGGAAATTGGGAAACGCCGCTATCCACGGAAGTTGTTATTCCACAAGAATGTACTCCACCCAACACAAAGAAATAGCCACAAGATTTGGTGGGAGTACTGCGACAAATCAAATACACCTTCGACTCAGAACGCCATCGAGAACCCAACAATCGCAGGCCACACCATAAACACCAGTCGAAACTTGATCATCTCTAAATCGAAATAAAAGCTTCTTTCACTGTAACCGTGAGCAGTACGAAGCCTCCGCCCTTTTAGCGCCCGCACCATCCGCGGCACACCCTTCGACGATTTGCTCGTGCTTGACGGCAACACACCAGATTGAGAACCAGAAATTCGTGAGATTACAGTGCTGGTGACGGTTATGATGCTGACAGGCTTGGAACTAGACACGGCATTGCGCGATGTGGGGGATGGAGGGGCAACGTAAGGGTTGGCAAGGATGTTAAAATCGGCAGTGTAAATGATTTGAGGAGGTTGAGTTGTTATAAAACGAAGGTTGCTGTTTGAGAATGTAGATGGATGGTTAGGTGAGTGAGGTTTAATTGGATCCAACGAGGAAACACGAACAAATGGTGGAAATTGGCGGGCACAGACATAGGTATGTAGACTGTAGTAAAGAGCGAGCGGGGGTCCGCGTCTTTGGAGAGTGTGGCGATATACGTCTGTAATTTGTAGCATACGATGTTGAGAGGGAGCCATTCAAAATAGATCAGCTATACGGTGTTGGATAATTCACCTTATTTCCCGCATAAAGATCGATTTTAAAACCAATGGTGGTGTTCAGGAACGGTTTCCGGCCGTCCTCAATCCAGGTGACTTCTGCAGGCTGGCCGGCTGTGTATGTCGTGCTCGAGATTGGCTTAGTTGGGTATAAGGAAGCCTTGGTATACCGAGAGTACTGGGAGAGAAAACAGATCACCAGGACCAcaaaaaagttgaaagaCAGCATAGCACAAGAGCTCCCGTAACTCGTTTACTGTGATTCAAATCAAAGCCCGCTTTGGTGGAAAGATCTTGGATTTACTCCAGAGCACCTTCCTCTACTAATCACGGCGCAGACTCGTCGAGTCACGACAGTGTCAATTCATACACAGACGCGCCGGTTCAGAAACGCCAGGTTGTCGCCACCCCGCCTAGTATGAATATGCTTTATACTTCAGAGCCCTGCCAGGGGTCCTGCAAAATTCCGAGCCTCGAGGCGAAGTAGACAATGTGGTTTAACGACCGTGACCCCCTAGGGTGGTGAAAGGAATCTTTgtgtcaaaaaatatcttAGGTTGAGTGGATATACAAGAATTAGGTTGCTGTACAAGTGAGCGTCTCTTAGCTTAATAGATTGGAGAAGTCCTAGAAATGTAGTTTCGAGTTTGTAATGAACGTTGAAGGGTTGAAGCATGAAGATTGAACGTGCACAGACGCGTTACATAATCAATGTTGATTTAAATATTCTCACGGTCTATGGCCATCATTCTCACGTGCATACTTGGCACGGCTTCAGCCTAATCCTCAACCTTTGACTCCTTCCTGAACATCGTATAACATCTTATAACATTCTTGGGGTCTTTTTTCGCCCCACTGGGCATTTGTAAAGGTATATATTAACATAACGTATAAGTTTGTTAATCGTCAAAGCTGCAATTGGAATAGACATGGCACAATATGACTCCGAGGCCGAGTCGATCCAAAGCGTCGCTTCACCATCGCAAAAGTTCGTCCCagaggaagacgacgacgagaacTTGTGGGAAGTTGAGTGTATTACGGCAGAGAGGAACAATATGTTCAAGGTCAAATGGGTTGGCCTCGATCCTATGACTGGGAAACCATGGGCGCAGAGCTGGGTTCCAAAGAAGGA
Proteins encoded:
- a CDS encoding dihydrolipoamide dehydrogenase precursor, producing MLHLKRVAQKNLARAAKNKSVTLRGLATAAEPYDVVVIGGGPGGYVAAIKAAQLGLRTACVEKRGALGGTCLNVGCIPSKAMLNNSHLYHQAQHDFARRGIDATVSLNLPKMLEAKTNAVTGLTKGIEMLFRQNKVDYIKGSASFVSPTRLSITPITEGAEVSEVEAKNIIIATGSEVAPFPGGAIEIDEKQIVSSTGALELQQVPKKMVVIGGGIIGLEMGSVWSRLGAEVTVVEFLGAIGGAGIDSEIAKSFQKILQKQGLKFKLNTKVLSAEKKDGQVILQAEPAKGGAAETLEADVVLVAVGRRPYTEGLNIQAAGLELDNKGRVIIDDQFTTSQKHIKCIGDVTFGPMLAHKAEEEGIAAVEFIKNGHGHVNYAAIPSVVYTHPEVAWVGKSEQDLKAEGVKYKVGKFSFAANSRAKTNLDTEGFIKVLTEAETDRILGAHIIGPNAGEMIAEGVLALEYGASAEDVARTCHAHPTLSEAFKEAAMAAYSKPIHM
- a CDS encoding Trans-aconitate 3-methyltransferase, yielding MSTFAKSTFNALVYSASRPTYPTELFEHIFAFHRAGKNAQWERAADLGCGTGQATLQLHPFKEVLGVEPSAGMLEKARAYAASKVADPSKFKFVQGSAEDTSKAIAENSADLIVAAQAAHWFDWSKVWPETYRALRPGGTVAFWIYAEFRLPQFPTLGEKITAYAQGTDPKASVGSHFQRPGRTILERHLVDVPEPSEFGVKLEPLHRVFFCGDEVPPFVPKESPIHPVLMRTEMRWRDLLAYFRTWSALHTYHERYPEDLTSPEDTRFLEEDLSSDSEDTSKCLVVFVICMSADSCKGDVRGGDIAIRFWKDLREGAAKTSPGATVGINDVVRVEWPVALIMTRKSC